Part of the Mycolicibacterium mengxianglii genome is shown below.
CAAAGGTGCCCGGTGCGAACCCGGCGCCGGTGTCCACGTCGGAAAGGCCGGCCGAGTGGTGGGTGAGGGTGTCGCCGTCGCGGACGACGGCCACGGCGCCGGGCAAGTCCTCGGTTACCGCCTGGGTGAGTACTTCGTCGAGGGCAGCCAGGCGTGCTTCGGGTTCGGCGTTGGCAGTCGGCGTCGCGGTCAGGCCCAGCGCCAGCAGGGCGGCCACGAAGAATGGCGTACGCACCGAGCCCACGCTAGTCGTGGCGTCAACGGCGTGTCACCGGGTTTTCGGCCGGGATCGCCTCGCCGCCCGGTGCCGGTGACCGATCTCACTCTGTCGGGCGCTGGCGCGGTCAGCGCGTCCTGTTTTGCCGGGGGTGGTGCGAAAGGTGCTGTGTTGCAAGGTGATCGGAGGCATCCACGCTGGGCCGAGTGCGCGCCGCAACGGTACCTCGCAGCAAGTGCCCAGGAATGTATAGGTTCCCAATGGTATTGCTGTTGGGGTAGAGCGATTGCCCTGCGCAGACGCAGTTCTTGTCGTTGAAGGAGAAGTTGAATGTCAACTTCACATGGTGCACGCGACCTCCGGTTCCAGCGCCGATTCGAGAAAATCAGCACCAGCGACGCGCAATTCTTTGCCGCCCAGCCCGATCCAGCCACCAGCGAGGCACTCAACCGCCCCGACGTCCACCTCACCGACACGATTCGCACGGTGATGGAGGCCTATGCCGACCGGCCCGCACTCGGCCAGCGCGCCGTCGGATTCGTCACCGACGCAGCCGGGCGGACCGTTGCCGAGCTACAGCCGCAATTCGAGACGCTGACCTACCGCGAGGTGTGGAGGCGCGTCCGCGCGCTCGCTGATGCGCTGGCAGACAATCCGGTCAGGCCCGGTGACCGCGTGGCCACACTCGGCTTCACCAGCGCGGACTACGCGATCGTCGACATGGCGTTGTCGCTGGTCGGGGCCGTCGCCGTCCCGCTACAGACCAGCGCGCCGGTTCAACAACTGCACCCGGTCCTCGTCGAAACCGAACCGGTCGCGATCCTCTCCAGCGTCGACCATCTCGAGGATGCTGTCGAACTCTCCCTCGCCGCTTACACGCCCAAGCGGCTGGTGGTCTTCGACTACCGCCCGCAGGTGGATCAGCAGCGCGAGGCCGTCGAGTCCGCGACGGCACGCCTGGCGGGTCGAGGCGTCCCGGTGGAGGCTCTCGACGACCTGATCAACAGCGCGCCGGCGCACTCCGTCGGTCCGGTAATCGACCGCGGTGACGCTGAGACGCTACGGCTGTTGATCTATACGTCGGGTTCAACGGGAACGCCTAAAGGCGCGATGTACACCGACCGTCTGATGGCGACATGCTGGCGACCCTGGTACAGCCCGGAATTCGGCACGAGTGGCGAGCTACCGGCGATCGCGCTGACGTTCATGCCGATCAGCCACATCATGGGTCGACAGATCCTGTACTCCACTCTGGGAGCTGGCGGCACGGCCTACTTCGCTGCACGCAGTGACATGTCCACCCTGCTCGAGGATCTGGCGCTGGTCCGCCCGACGAGGCTCGATTTCGTCCCTCGCATCTGGGAAATGCTGTTTCAGGAGGTGCAGAGCGAGGTCGACCAGCGCTGGACCGACGGCGAAGACCGTGAGGCCATCGAACTGCAGGTGATGGCCGAGCAACGCGAGAAACGCATTGGCGGACGCCATTTTTCGGCGTTGACGGGTTCGGCGCCAATCTCGCCCGAACTGTATGACTGGGTCGAGGCGTTTCTCGACATCCCCCTGACCGAGGTGTACGGCTCAACCGAAGACGGCATCGTCCTGGTCGACGGCCACATCAAGCGGCCCCCGGTGATCGATTACAAGCTGGTGGACGTGCCAGACCTTGGGTACTTCGGCACCGACAGGCCCCACCCGCGCGGCGAATTGGTGGTCAGGACACCGACTCTGATTCCCGGCTACTACAAGCGACCTGAGGTCACCGCCGAACTGTTCGACGCAGACGGCTGGTACTACACCGGGGACGTGATGGCCGAGATCGCCCCCGATCAGTTGGTCTATGTCGACCGCCGCAACAACGTGCTCAAGCTTTCGCAGGGTGAGTTCGTCACCGTCTCTACGTTGGAGGCAGCCTATGGTGGACACCCGTCGGTACGTCAGATCTTCGTATACGGAAACAGTGCGCGCTCCTACCTGCTCGCCGTGATCGTGCCGACCGATGACGCCCTCGCCGGCGCTGACGGCGACCCGACGCGGGTCAAGGCGCTGCTGAGCGAAGCGTTGCAGAGCGTCGCGCGCGACGCGGGCTTGCAGTCCTACGAGATTCCGCGCGACTTCCTGGTCGAGACAACGCCGTTCACGCTGGAGAACGGACTGCTGACCGGGATACAGAAGCTGGCCCGCCCCAGACTCAAGGAGCACTACGGCCCGGCTCTCGAGCAGCTCTACGCCGACCTCACCGACGGCCAGGCCGACGTGCTTCGCTCCCTGCGCGGAAACGGCGCGAACCGGCCGACGCTGGAGACGGTGAGCCGGGCAGCCGGTGCGCTTCTGGGCGCCGCAGCCGCCGACCTGGCGCCCGATGTGGCGTTCACCGAACTCGGCGGCGATTCATTGTCGGCATTGACGTTCGGCAATCTGCTCCGTGACATCTTCGACATCGATGTACCGGTAGGGGTCATCGTCAGCCCGGCCAGCGACCTCGCGGGCATCGCCGCCTACGTCGACGCACAGCGTGCCGGCGGGACCAAGAGGCCGACCTTCGACGTGGTGCACGGACGCGACGCAACCGAAGTGCGTGCCCGCGATCTGACATTGGACAAGTTCCTCGACGACGCGACATTGGCCGCCGCACCGTCATTGCCCGGACCGAGCCGGGAAATTCGAACCGTCCTGCTGACCGGGGCAACCGGATTTCTCGGCCGCTACCTCGCTTTGCAATGGCTCGAGCGGATGAACCTGGTGGACGGCAAAGTGATTCTCCTGGTGCGCGCCAAGGACAACGCCGCGGCCCGCCACCGTGTTGACGCGACGTTCGACAGTGGTGATCCCACGCTGCTCGGGCACTACCGGTCGCTGGCCGCCGACCATCTCGAAGTGATCGCCGGCGACAAAGGCGATGCCAACCTCGGTCTGGACGGCGCCACGTGGCAACGGTTGGCCGACAGCGTTGACCTGATCGTCGACCCCGCTGCGCTCGTCAACCACGTTCTGCCCTACAGCCAACTGTTCGGGCCCAACGTCGTCGGTACCGCGGAACTGATCCGCATCGCACTGACCACCCGGATCAAGCCCTACCTCTACGTCTCCACGATCGGTATCGGCGACCAAATCGATCCGGACGAATTCGTCGAGGAGGCCGACGTCCGGCAGATGAGCCCGACCCGCAACGTCAGCGACGGCTACGCCAACGGCTACGCCAACAGCAAGTGGGCCGGCGAGGTGCTGCTACGTGAAGCCCATGACCTGTGCGGCCTGCCGGTGTCGGCGTTCCGCTGCGACATGATCCTCGCGGACACGACCTACGCCGGACAGCTCAACGTGCCCGACATGTTCATCCGGATGATGCTGTCGCTGGTGGCCACCGGGATCGCGCCGTACTCGTTCTACCAACTGGACGCCAGCGGCAACCGGCAACGCTCGCACTACGACGGGCTGCCCGTGGAGTTCATCGCCGACGCCATGGCCACGTTGGGCGCCAATGTGGTTGCGGGCTACGAGACCTACCACGTGATGAACCCTTACGACGACGGCATCAGTATGGACACCTATGTCGACTGGCTCATCGATGCCGGCTACCTGATCACCCGGGTGCCCGACTATGGCCACTGGTTGGCGCGATTCGAGACGGCGCTGCGCGCCCTGCCCGACAAGCAACGCCAGGCGTCGCTGCTGCCGCTCCTGCACAACTACCAGACACCCGACCGGCCGATCAACGGTTCAATGGCACCCGCGCAGCACTTCCGGACGGCAGTGCAGGACAACAAGATCGGACCGGACAAAGACATCCCGCACGTCTCCGCCCCGGTGATCCTCAAATACATCACCGACCTGGAGCTGCTCGGTCTGCTCTGACGTCACCTGCAGGTGCTCAGAGTTCGAGCGTGACGCCCGCCCCTGCTTCGAGTGCGGCTTCGTGAATGGCCTGCGCAACGGCCATGTCGCACACGGCTATTCCGATGCTGCTGTTGACGATCAGCTGCCCGCGACTGGTTCGGCCGGGCTTGAGACCTGCCAGAACCTCGCCCGTCTCGGCGGTGATCGTGGGACTGCCAGCGGGGTAGTAGCCCATCTCGACGAACAGGTCGTGCTCTTCCGTCGAATCGACGATGTAGGCGTCCGCGCGGTGGGAGATCTCCGGCGCCCAGAACGTGTTCAGGTCACACGGAGTGATCGTCTGCCCGGCCGACACCCACTCGTCTTTCACGTGTGACTGGGGCTCACGCACCACGACCGTAGCCGAGCTCAGCACCTCGCACTCCTTGACGATTTCCTCGATCGAGTTCCCGACCCGGATGGGCACGCTGACCTCGCCCTGGATCTGCGACACCATCTTCTCGGCCACTTCCGGGAACCGGTCGTAGACGACGATCTCCTCCAGCTTGTCCAGGTAGTGGGCCGCGAACCGAACATGCTCGCGGCCCTGGACGCCGGCCCCGAACATGCGGCGTTCCTCTGCCTGCACGTGCACCGCACGACGCTGCACTACCGCCAGCAACAGATCACCGAACTGACCGGCCTGGACCTGGCGGTTCCTGCTGACCGATTTCTCGCGTTCACCGTGTGGCTGCGCGTTGCGATGAGCACCTCGCCGCTGGCCGACCTGGTGACATCGGCCTAACGGCTACTACGTCACTTTCCTGGTCGTGCTGTCCTATGGTTGGTTGATGACTGGTCGCCTCCGGCGCGGGCTTGTCGGGGTGGCCGTGGTGGCCGTGCTGACCGGCTGCACCGCGGCCACGAACCCCGATGCCACCGAACCCGAACTGCGCGCCGGGCAGCTGCTCACCGCCCGTCCGTTGGCCACCGCCGCCGCACTGCCCAGCGCCGACACCCGGCTGATCACGTATGTCTCCGACGACTCCCAGGGCGAACCAATTGTCGTCTCGGGCACCGTGGCGGTGCCGAAGTCGACCCCACCCGAAGGCGGGTGGCCGGTCATCAGCTGGGCACACGGCACCACTGGCTACGCGGACACCTGTGCGCCCTCGGCGGATACCGCAGACGGACTCGTCCACGACTACGTCGGCCTGGTCAACTCGATGCTCGACAGTTGGGTGGCGCGCGGCTACGCCGTCGTCCAAACCGATTACCAGGGATTGGGAACCCCCGGCGGGCACCCGTACGTCGACG
Proteins encoded:
- the car gene encoding carboxylic acid reductase, with translation MSTSHGARDLRFQRRFEKISTSDAQFFAAQPDPATSEALNRPDVHLTDTIRTVMEAYADRPALGQRAVGFVTDAAGRTVAELQPQFETLTYREVWRRVRALADALADNPVRPGDRVATLGFTSADYAIVDMALSLVGAVAVPLQTSAPVQQLHPVLVETEPVAILSSVDHLEDAVELSLAAYTPKRLVVFDYRPQVDQQREAVESATARLAGRGVPVEALDDLINSAPAHSVGPVIDRGDAETLRLLIYTSGSTGTPKGAMYTDRLMATCWRPWYSPEFGTSGELPAIALTFMPISHIMGRQILYSTLGAGGTAYFAARSDMSTLLEDLALVRPTRLDFVPRIWEMLFQEVQSEVDQRWTDGEDREAIELQVMAEQREKRIGGRHFSALTGSAPISPELYDWVEAFLDIPLTEVYGSTEDGIVLVDGHIKRPPVIDYKLVDVPDLGYFGTDRPHPRGELVVRTPTLIPGYYKRPEVTAELFDADGWYYTGDVMAEIAPDQLVYVDRRNNVLKLSQGEFVTVSTLEAAYGGHPSVRQIFVYGNSARSYLLAVIVPTDDALAGADGDPTRVKALLSEALQSVARDAGLQSYEIPRDFLVETTPFTLENGLLTGIQKLARPRLKEHYGPALEQLYADLTDGQADVLRSLRGNGANRPTLETVSRAAGALLGAAAADLAPDVAFTELGGDSLSALTFGNLLRDIFDIDVPVGVIVSPASDLAGIAAYVDAQRAGGTKRPTFDVVHGRDATEVRARDLTLDKFLDDATLAAAPSLPGPSREIRTVLLTGATGFLGRYLALQWLERMNLVDGKVILLVRAKDNAAARHRVDATFDSGDPTLLGHYRSLAADHLEVIAGDKGDANLGLDGATWQRLADSVDLIVDPAALVNHVLPYSQLFGPNVVGTAELIRIALTTRIKPYLYVSTIGIGDQIDPDEFVEEADVRQMSPTRNVSDGYANGYANSKWAGEVLLREAHDLCGLPVSAFRCDMILADTTYAGQLNVPDMFIRMMLSLVATGIAPYSFYQLDASGNRQRSHYDGLPVEFIADAMATLGANVVAGYETYHVMNPYDDGISMDTYVDWLIDAGYLITRVPDYGHWLARFETALRALPDKQRQASLLPLLHNYQTPDRPINGSMAPAQHFRTAVQDNKIGPDKDIPHVSAPVILKYITDLELLGLL
- a CDS encoding helix-turn-helix domain-containing protein encodes the protein MLAALDAGPEHAAFLCLHVHRTTLHYRQQQITELTGLDLAVPADRFLAFTVWLRVAMSTSPLADLVTSA